A portion of the bacterium genome contains these proteins:
- a CDS encoding sugar phosphate nucleotidyltransferase → MKLFVPGRICLFGEHSDWAGSYRRINGELEKGYTIITGTNQGLYATVKPHPNKLVLKTTLSDGTPFGPYEIPMDREALLAEAQKGSFFSYAAGVAYQVLTHYRVRGLEIDNYLTDLPIKKGLSSSAAVCVLVARAFNRIYDLKMTVRGEMEYAYLGEITTPSRCGRMDQGCAYGSRPIMMSYDGDRVDVSELATPKDLYFVIVDLHASKDTREILNHLNHCYPFAEDEIQKGVQKYLGPVCAAITHRAAQAIRNGDAPLIGELMREAQSEFDKYCIPACPSQLTSPVLHKVLNYGPLQSLVLGGKGVGSQGDGTAQFIVKDQETQEKVIQILERDLKMSGLRLVLQSGRRIRKAVIPAAGFGTRMFPATKALKKELFPIMDRQGRMKPAIQIIVEEAVQSGVEEIGLIVQSRDKEVFEDFFYSPPPIENFNKLSKENQEYSQYLLEVGRHVKLLSQDTQEGFGHAVHCSREFVGEEPFLLMLGDHLYASALDRSCAGQLMDVYEKTGMSVVGLKAMPADQVKHFGCVTGMWQKEGEILDITEFAEKPDVEYARTNLKVDGLEEDTFLTVFGLYILKPQIFHLLEENIRNNIRERGEFQLTSCLDELRKLDGFVGCVVKGRRFDIGLPEAYRQTLIDFPNA, encoded by the coding sequence ATGAAACTATTCGTTCCCGGCCGGATTTGTCTGTTTGGTGAACACTCTGACTGGGCGGGCAGTTATCGCCGCATCAATGGTGAACTCGAAAAAGGGTACACAATCATTACCGGGACCAATCAGGGGCTGTATGCCACGGTTAAACCCCACCCGAATAAACTAGTCCTCAAGACCACCTTGAGCGATGGGACGCCCTTCGGCCCGTATGAGATTCCGATGGATCGTGAGGCGTTGCTAGCCGAGGCGCAGAAGGGCAGTTTTTTCAGTTATGCTGCAGGCGTTGCTTACCAGGTCTTGACTCATTACCGGGTGCGGGGCCTGGAAATTGATAATTACCTCACCGATCTGCCGATCAAGAAGGGCCTGTCATCCAGCGCCGCCGTGTGCGTGCTGGTGGCCCGCGCCTTTAACCGGATCTACGATCTCAAGATGACGGTCCGGGGCGAAATGGAGTATGCCTATCTGGGTGAAATCACCACCCCGTCCCGGTGCGGGCGCATGGATCAGGGGTGCGCCTACGGAAGCCGGCCGATTATGATGAGCTATGATGGCGACCGGGTTGACGTCTCGGAACTCGCCACGCCCAAGGATCTGTATTTTGTGATCGTTGACCTTCACGCCAGCAAGGATACCCGCGAAATATTAAATCATTTGAATCATTGTTATCCCTTCGCGGAAGATGAGATTCAAAAAGGGGTCCAGAAGTACCTTGGCCCCGTATGTGCCGCGATCACCCATCGTGCCGCGCAGGCCATCCGGAACGGAGATGCCCCTCTGATCGGGGAACTCATGAGGGAGGCCCAGTCCGAATTTGATAAATACTGTATTCCCGCCTGCCCCTCGCAGTTGACCTCGCCGGTCCTTCACAAAGTGCTGAACTATGGCCCATTGCAGTCCCTCGTCCTGGGGGGGAAGGGCGTGGGGTCCCAGGGCGATGGTACGGCCCAGTTTATTGTCAAGGACCAGGAGACGCAGGAAAAAGTGATTCAGATCCTTGAGCGGGATCTCAAGATGAGCGGGCTCCGGCTCGTGCTCCAGAGCGGGCGGCGGATTCGTAAGGCCGTCATCCCGGCCGCCGGGTTTGGTACCCGGATGTTCCCGGCCACCAAGGCGCTCAAGAAAGAGCTGTTCCCCATCATGGACCGGCAGGGGCGGATGAAGCCCGCCATCCAGATTATCGTTGAGGAAGCTGTACAGTCCGGGGTTGAGGAGATCGGACTGATCGTCCAGAGCCGGGACAAAGAGGTATTTGAGGACTTCTTTTACTCCCCTCCTCCCATCGAGAATTTCAACAAGCTCTCCAAGGAGAATCAGGAATATAGTCAGTATCTGCTGGAAGTGGGGCGACACGTTAAATTGTTGTCCCAGGATACGCAGGAAGGCTTTGGACATGCCGTTCATTGCTCCCGGGAATTTGTCGGCGAGGAACCCTTCCTGCTGATGCTGGGCGATCATCTCTATGCGTCCGCACTCGACCGGTCCTGTGCCGGACAATTGATGGATGTGTATGAGAAAACCGGCATGAGCGTGGTTGGGCTGAAGGCGATGCCGGCTGATCAGGTAAAGCATTTCGGCTGTGTGACGGGAATGTGGCAGAAGGAAGGGGAAATCCTGGACATCACGGAGTTTGCCGAGAAGCCCGATGTCGAATATGCTCGCACCAACCTCAAGGTGGATGGCCTGGAGGAAGATACCTTTCTGACCGTGTTCGGCCTCTATATTCTCAAGCCCCAGATATTTCATCTGCTTGAGGAGAATATCCGGAACAATATCCGCGAGCGGGGCGAGTTCCAGCTGACCTCATGCCTGGATGAATTGCGTAAGCTCGACGGGTTCGTCGGGTGTGTCGTCAAGGGGCGCCGATTCGATATCGGCCTTCCCGAGGCCTACCGGCAGACCCTGATTGATTTCCCCAATGCGTGA
- the aroB gene encoding 3-dehydroquinate synthase, whose translation MATTIQVKLAERSYPIHIGRGLSLVSTLGEQPGTRVLMISDTHVDALHGQAVCAQLEGRGMTCLRAVVPAGEETKSLKWVEFLYEKAASAGLDRNAIIVALGGGMVGDLAGFVAATYLRGVRFVQIPTSLLALVDSSVGGKTGVNLAQGKNLVGAFYQPIEVDADLDLLKTLPQREYVSGLAEVVKYGVIWDASFFHLLEKNTNELLRRDPGLLESVIARCCEIKAEVVAMDEREIGPRAILNFGHTLGHALEKAGGYGRWLHGEAVAMGMHYAAHLSVRVEGFAHTDAARVSTLLQSLGLPIHPEGDASPAWGTLRDAMLSDKKTLKKRPRFVLSRKLGAAVVGCEVDESVLEEVWNVCGK comes from the coding sequence ATGGCAACAACAATTCAGGTTAAACTGGCGGAGCGTTCCTATCCCATCCATATTGGCCGGGGGCTGTCCTTGGTCTCAACCCTGGGCGAGCAACCGGGGACCCGCGTCTTGATGATCTCAGATACCCATGTGGATGCGCTTCACGGCCAGGCGGTTTGTGCGCAACTCGAGGGCAGGGGGATGACCTGCTTGCGCGCGGTGGTCCCGGCTGGAGAGGAAACCAAATCCCTGAAGTGGGTTGAGTTTTTATATGAGAAGGCGGCCTCCGCCGGACTGGACCGGAATGCCATCATCGTGGCCCTCGGCGGCGGGATGGTGGGGGATCTGGCCGGTTTTGTGGCGGCTACTTATTTGCGAGGGGTGCGGTTTGTCCAAATCCCGACCTCGTTGCTGGCACTGGTCGATAGTTCCGTGGGCGGCAAGACCGGGGTGAATCTGGCGCAAGGCAAAAATCTGGTGGGCGCTTTCTATCAACCCATTGAGGTGGATGCCGATCTGGACCTGCTGAAGACTCTTCCGCAACGGGAATATGTGTCCGGTCTGGCCGAAGTGGTGAAGTATGGGGTTATTTGGGACGCCTCCTTTTTTCATCTGCTCGAAAAAAACACCAATGAATTGCTCAGGCGCGACCCGGGTCTGCTGGAATCCGTCATCGCGCGGTGTTGCGAAATCAAGGCGGAGGTGGTGGCCATGGATGAACGTGAAATCGGTCCTCGTGCGATCCTGAATTTCGGCCATACCCTCGGCCACGCCCTGGAGAAGGCGGGCGGGTATGGACGCTGGCTGCATGGTGAGGCGGTGGCCATGGGAATGCATTATGCCGCCCACCTGTCTGTCAGGGTCGAGGGGTTTGCGCATACGGATGCCGCCCGGGTCTCTACCTTGCTTCAGTCGTTAGGCCTCCCGATCCACCCTGAAGGGGATGCCAGCCCCGCTTGGGGAACCTTGCGTGACGCCATGTTGTCGGATAAAAAGACGCTGAAAAAACGGCCCCGTTTTGTGTTATCCCGGAAACTGGGCGCGGCCGTGGTGGGGTGTGAGGTGGATGAGTCCGTCCTCGAGGAGGTTTGGAATGTCTGCGGTAAATGA
- the corA gene encoding magnesium/cobalt transporter CorA — translation MIKSFVFNQTQGRLISQDLSLDLLKVVLQDDGVQFWVDIGECSDEDAKTVLEGVFQFHPLAIEDCFTPSDRAKVEEYENYLFLVVHAVTYTNGELKANELDMFIGKNFLVTYHRTPLKCVNATVERVLKNAPTVARAPDRLTYTILDFLLEDYAPALEEISVEISDLEKSIMVNQTSKDILADVMKLKGEVQRLRQIAWPQRETIARLAHAEFKIVRSHMLPYYRDLLDQLVRISSLAENARDSLTGVLQVHLNIQQMQVNHVIKVLTVMATLCMPALVLTSYYGMNINHWPSLENPLGWVWVWFITLLTTGILYFYLKRRGWW, via the coding sequence ATGATCAAATCATTTGTATTTAATCAAACGCAGGGCCGGTTGATCAGCCAGGACCTCTCCCTTGATCTGCTCAAAGTGGTGCTGCAGGATGACGGGGTCCAATTCTGGGTGGATATCGGCGAGTGTTCCGATGAGGACGCCAAAACCGTGCTCGAAGGCGTTTTTCAATTTCATCCACTAGCGATTGAAGACTGTTTCACGCCCAGTGACCGGGCCAAGGTTGAAGAATACGAAAACTACCTTTTCCTAGTGGTTCATGCCGTCACCTACACCAATGGCGAACTGAAGGCCAATGAGCTGGATATGTTCATCGGCAAAAACTTCCTGGTGACCTATCACCGGACCCCGCTGAAGTGTGTGAATGCCACTGTGGAGCGGGTTCTTAAAAATGCCCCCACCGTCGCCCGGGCTCCGGACCGGTTGACGTACACGATCCTGGATTTTCTGTTGGAGGACTATGCGCCAGCCCTTGAGGAAATCTCCGTTGAGATCTCCGATCTCGAGAAATCCATCATGGTGAATCAGACGTCCAAGGATATTCTCGCCGATGTCATGAAGTTGAAGGGTGAAGTGCAACGGCTCAGGCAGATCGCCTGGCCGCAACGGGAAACCATCGCCCGCCTGGCGCATGCCGAGTTCAAGATTGTCCGGAGTCATATGCTGCCTTACTACCGGGACTTGCTCGATCAGCTGGTCCGGATCAGTTCGCTAGCGGAAAATGCCAGAGACTCGCTGACGGGCGTGCTCCAGGTTCATCTCAACATTCAGCAGATGCAGGTGAATCACGTGATCAAGGTGCTGACGGTGATGGCTACCCTCTGTATGCCCGCCCTCGTTTTGACGAGCTATTACGGGATGAACATCAATCATTGGCCCAGTCTGGAAAATCCCCTGGGGTGGGTCTGGGTCTGGTTTATCACGCTGCTGACGACTGGGATCCTGTATTTCTACCTGAAACGCCGGGGTTGGTGGTGA